Within the Hyalangium gracile genome, the region CGCTGAAGAAGATGCCCAGGGCGCGCAACCTCCCCATCATCATCATCTCCGGCTACGGCTTCGAGTGGGAGGCGGAGCTGGTCGGCGCCGCCGGCTACATCTCCAAGCCGGTGGACCTGGACAAGGTGCGGATGACGGTGCAGCAGATCGTCGGCCCGCCCGAGATGTCCCTGATGCACTGATCAGGGGGGATTGTCGGAGGGGGCTCGGTGGACCGAGACTGGGCGCTCACATGTCGCCCTCCCCCACCGACCTGGCCGTCGATGCCCGCGGGCTCGTCAAGCGCTTCGGCAGCTTCACCGCACTCAACGGGCTGGACATCCAGATCCCCCGAGGCGCCTTCTACGCCTACCTGGGCCCCAACGGCGCCGGGAAGTCCACCTCCCTCACCATCCTCACCGGCGTGTATGGCCCCGACGCGGGCACCATCCAGCTGCTGGGCATGGATGCCGTGAAGCAGCCCATGGAGGTGAAGCGGCGCATCGGCATGGTGCCCGAGGAGCTCAGCCTCTTCGAGCGGCTCACCGGCCGGCAGTACCTCACCTTCTGCGGTCGCATGTACGGCCTGTCCGGAGACGAGGCCGCCTCTCGCGCCGTGGAGCTGCTGGAGCTCACCGAGCTCACCTACAAGGCCGGAGCGCTCGTCGCCGAGTACTCCAAGGGCATGCGGCGGCGGCTGGCCATCGCCGCGGCGCTCATCCACGCGCCGGAGCTCGTCTTCCTGGATGAGCCCTTCGAGGGCATCGACGTGCTGGCCGCGGGCGTCATCCGCGAGCTGCTGCGCGAGCTGAGCCGGCGCGGCGTCACCCTGCTGCTCACCACGCACGTGCTGGAGATCGCCGAGCGCCTGGCCACCCACGCGGGCATCATCCGCGGCGGGCGCATGCTGGACCAGGGCACCGTGCCGGAGCTGCTCACCCGCTACGACACGCCCTCGCTGGAGGCCGTCTTCGAGAAGCTCATCTCCGTGCCGGCCGCGCGCAACGCCCGCCTCTCCTTCTATGGAGAGTCCCCCGCCCCGGTGGTTCCCCTGCGCCGGGAGTCCGCGTGAGCCCGCCTCCCGTTCCCGGCTTCCTGCGCCACCTGTGGCTCTTGTGGGGGCTGCGGCTGCAGATCGGCCTCAACCGTGGCTCCGGGCGCCCCAGCAAGCTGCTGGCGGTGGCGACGTTCGTGGGCTCCAGCGCCCCGGCGCTCTTCTTCGGGCTGGCCTTCTTCGGGCTCATGCGGCTGCCGCCCGTGGCCGAGAGCAACGTGTGGCCGTACTTCATCCTCAACCTGCTGTGCTTCGTCACCACGGCGGTGTGGGTCACCTGGCCGCTCTTGTCGGCGGGCGTGGATGACCACTCCGAGCTGAGCCGGTACGCGCCCTTCCCCATCTCGCCCTTCCGGCTGCTCATCTCCTCCAGCGTGGCCAGCCTCTTCGAGCCGCGCGCCCTCGTCTTCTACGCGCCCCTCACCGGCGCCGCCCTGGGCTACGCCTCCGTCCATCACCTGCGCGCGCCGTGGATCGCCGTCATCAACTACGTCCTGTTCGCCCTGCTGTGCGCCGCCTGGAGCCGCGTGGCCCTGCACGCCGTCATCAACGTGCTGCGTGAGAAGCGCAGCGCGGAGATCATCGGCGGCGGGCTGTTCGCCTTCCTCTTCGCCGCCTCGTTCATCCCTCCCGTCGACACCTCGTGGCTCACCGCCATGGGCGAGGCTGGCGTGGAGGCGCTGAACATGGACATCATCGTCAACGCCGCCATCGCGCTGAGCCGCGTGCCTCCGGGCTTCTTCGGAGACTCGCTGGGGCAGCTCGCCTATGGGCGCCTGCGCCTGGCGCTGCTCGAGTCCTTCGGGCTGGCGGTGTTCACCGTCATCGGCCTGGCCGTGGCCTACGTGCTGCTCATGCGCTTCCACCGCCAGGCGGGACGCGCCGGCCCCGCGATGAAGGAGTCTGGAGATCGCG harbors:
- a CDS encoding ABC transporter ATP-binding protein; this translates as MSPSPTDLAVDARGLVKRFGSFTALNGLDIQIPRGAFYAYLGPNGAGKSTSLTILTGVYGPDAGTIQLLGMDAVKQPMEVKRRIGMVPEELSLFERLTGRQYLTFCGRMYGLSGDEAASRAVELLELTELTYKAGALVAEYSKGMRRRLAIAAALIHAPELVFLDEPFEGIDVLAAGVIRELLRELSRRGVTLLLTTHVLEIAERLATHAGIIRGGRMLDQGTVPELLTRYDTPSLEAVFEKLISVPAARNARLSFYGESPAPVVPLRRESA